The following are encoded in a window of Torulaspora globosa chromosome 4, complete sequence genomic DNA:
- the NEW1 gene encoding New1p (ancestral locus Anc_6.251) translates to MPPKKFTNLNDFLDEQPKDPNYVASPYGGYFKNPNTNNYQQQRSLNQQKQQQQRNWNQPYNGQYNQGYSGNYQNYQNYQSYQNYNDYSGSGSYGYQQSAVTPAQSNTPTPSSSTTSLTSLNKNMADLQMTPISSFLGQIPQCAKISDTKKVIDSIVAEFEKSTYSGKSISEWSIPDVLTRFTKPKSPTLVRESAMLLISRLAQTFADRRPQEAHLLPLFDFALDSIADKENTVKRAAQHAVDSLLNIYPVESLTSSVLPIVLQYLASGAKWQSKLAALAVVDRIREDAPNDLLELTFRDAVPVLTDVATDFKPELAKQGHTTLLDFVSILDNLDLSPRYNLIVDTLQNPAKVPQSVKALSGVTFVAEVTEPALSLLVPILNRSLNLSSSSQEQLRQTVIVVENLTRLVNNRIEIESFIPLLLPGIEKVVNTASLPEVRELAEKALKVLKEDDEAANSSDFPGRLTFAQGKEFFLQHLSNLQDESMGWLSQDDEAVEYLSKLLTVDANVNDWKRLEEYLISVLGERNAQFVQEEFIDNLRAVFHQEKKSHDENEGIEIVNTDFSLAYGSRMLLNKTTLRLLKGHRYGLCGRNGAGKSTLMRSIANGQLEGFPDKDTLRTCFVEHKLQGEEGDLDLVSFIALDEQLSNTTREEIAGALESVGFDASRRAQTVGSLSGGWKMKLELARAMLQKADILLLDEPTNHLDVANVKWLEDYLLEHTNITSLIVSHDSGFLDAVCTDIIHYENRKLKYYKGNLAKFVEQKPEAKAYYTLSDTNAQMRFPPPGILTGVKSNTRAVAKVSNVTFTYPGATKPSLMGATCALSLSSRVAVLGPNGAGKSTLIKLLTGELVPQEGEVQKHPNLRIGYIAQHALQHVNEHKEKTANQYLQWRYQFGDDREVLLKESRKISEEDMEMMQKEIDIGDGRGKRAIEAIVGRQKLKRSFQYEVKWKWWKPKYNSWVPKDVLVAEGFEKLVQKFDDHEASREGLGYRELTPSVISKHFEDVGLDAEIANHTPLGSLSGGQLVKVVIAGAMWNNPHLLVLDEPTNYLDRDSLGALAVAIRDWSGGVVMISHNNEFVGALCPEQWIVENGVLTQKGVKDVDQSRFEDGGNTNAVGLKLKAASPSVDNDDSPANIKVKKKVKRLTRNEKKAQAERRRLRYIEWLSSPKGTPKPVDTDDEGEE, encoded by the coding sequence ATGCCACCAAAGAAGTTCACTAATCTAAACGATTTTTTGGATGAGCAACCGAAAGATCCAAATTACGTGGCATCGCCGTACGGAGGGTATTTCAAGAATCCCAACACGAATAATtaccagcagcagcggaGCTTGAatcagcagaagcagcaacagcagcgaAATTGGAACCAACCGTACAACGGGCAGTATAACCAAGGCTATTCAGGAAATTACCAGAATTATCAAAACTACCAGAGTTATCAGAACTACAATGATTACAGTGGGTCCGGATCGTACGGATATCAGCAATCTGCAGTTACACCTGCTCAGAGCAACACGCCTACTCCATCATCGTCAACTACTTCGCTCACTTCTTTGAATAAGAATATGGCCGACTTGCAGATGACGCCGATCTCTAGCTTTTTAGGCCAGATTCCGCAATGTGCGAAAATTTCGGACACTAAGAAAGTTATCGACTCGATCGTGGCAGAGTTCGAGAAGTCAACCTATTCTGGTAAAAGTATATCGGAATGGTCCATTCCGGATGTGTTGACTAGGTTTACAAAGCCAAAGAGTCCTACATTGGTCAGAGAGTCTGCCATGTTGTTAATCTCTAGATTGGCCCAAACGTTTGCAGACAGGCGTCCCCAGGAAGCGCACTTGCTGCCTCTCTTTGATTTTGCATTGGACTCGATCGCTGACAAGGAAAACACTGTCAAGCGTGCAGCGCAACATGCCGTTGATTCTCTGCTAAACATTTACCCCGTCGAGTCGCTAACAAGCTCTGTGTTACCGATTGTCTTGCAATATTTGGCGTCTGGTGCCAAATGGCAGTCAAAGCTGGCTGCACTGGCAGTCGTGGACAGAATCAGAGAAGACGCTCCAAATGATCTGCTGGAGCTAACCTTCAGAGATGCCGTGCCGGTCTTGACCGACGTCGCGACCGATTTCAAGCCGGAACTAGCAAAGCAGGGACACACCACTTTATTGGATTTCGTTTCCATTTTGGACAACCTCGATTTGTCTCCGCGTTACAACCTTATCGTCGACACCTTGCAAAATCCTGCCAAGGTCCCACAATCGGTCAAAGCCCTTTCTGGTGTCACATTCGTCGCTGAAGTCACAGAGCCCGCTCTTTCGTTGCTGGTGCCAATTTTGAACAGGTCTCTAAACCTATCATCGTCCTCGCAAGAACAGCTGAGACAGACGGTGATTGTTGTGGAGAACTTGACCCGTTTAGTTAACAACCGCATTGAAATTGAGAGTTTCATCCCACTGTTGCTGCCGGGGATTGAAAAGGTCGTTAATACGGCCTCTTTGCCCGAGGTGCGTGAGCTGGcagaaaaggctttgaaagtcttgaagGAAGACGACGAGGCTGCCAACAGCAGCGACTTCCCAGGTAGATTGACTTTTGCTCAAGGTAAGGAATTCTTTTTGCAGCATCTGTCGAATCTTCAGGATGAGTCAATGGGATGGCTGTCgcaagatgatgaagcagtTGAATATCTCAGTAAATTACTGACTGTTGACGCAAACGTTAATGACTGGAAAAGACTTGAGGAATATTTGATATCAGTGCtaggagaaagaaatgcccaatttgttcaagaagagtTCATCGACAATCTTAGAGCAGTATTccatcaagaaaaaaaatctcATGACGAAAATGAGGGTATTGAAATCGTGAACACTGATTTTTCATTGGCTTACGGGTCCAGAATGCTATTGAATAAGACAACTTTACGTCTTTTGAAAGGCCATAGATATGGTCTTTGTGGTAGAAATGGTGCTGGTAAGTCCACATTGATGAGATCGATTGCCAATGGTCAATTAGAAGGATTTCCCGATAAGGACACTTTGCGCACTTGTTTCGTCGAACATAAGTTGCAAGGCGAAGAAGGTGACCTTGACCTTGTTTCTTTCATTGCATTAGACGAGCAGCTAAGCAACACAACTCGCGAGGAAATCGCAGGCGCGCTCGAGTCTGTCGGTTTTGATGCATCCAGAAGGGCCCAAACAGTTGGATCATTATCGGGGGgttggaaaatgaagctAGAATTGGCTAGAGCCATGCTTCAAAAGGCCGATATTCTTCTACTGGACGAACCAACGAATCATCTTGATGTCGCCAATGTCAAATGGCTGGAGGATTACCTGTTAGAGCACACCAACATCACTTCGTTAATTGTATCGCACGACTCTGGTTTCCTAGACGCTGTTTGTACTGACATCATCCACTATGAGAACAGAAAATTGAAATACTATAAAGGGAATCTTGCAAAGTTTGTCGAGCAAAAGCCAGAAGCAAAAGCTTACTACACTCTATCAGATACAAACGCTCAGATGCGCTTTCCTCCCCCTGGTATTTTAACTGGTGTTAAATCAAACACGAGGGCCGTCGCTAAGGTAAGCAATGTTACATTTACATATCCAGGCGCTACTAAGCCTTCTCTGATGGGTGCAACCTGCGCCTTATCTCTGTCGTCCAGAGTTGCTGTCTTGGGTCCCAATGGTGCTGGTAAATCCACTTTGATCAAGTTGCTGACTGGTGAGCTTGTACCTCAAGAGGGTGAAGTTCAAAAGCATCCAAACTTACGTATTGGTTATATCGCTCAACATGCTCTACAACACGTTAATGAGCATAAGGAGAAGACTGCTAACCAATATCTGCAGTGGCGTTACCAGTTTGGTGATGACCGTGAAGTGCTACTGAAGGAATCAAGGAAAATATCGGAGGAAGACATGGAGATGATGCAGAAAGAAATTGATATTGGCGACGGTAGAGGAAAGAGGGCCATCGAAGCAATTGTTGGTAGACAAAAACTCAAGCGTTCTTTCCAATATGAAGTCAAATGGAAATGGTGGAAGCCAAAGTATAACTCTTGGGTTCCAAAAGATGTTCTGGTTGCTGAGGGTTTCGAGAAACTTGTCCAAAAGTTCGATGACCACGAAGCCTCGAGAGAAGGTTTAGGTTACCGTGAGTTGACCCCGTCCGTcatttcaaagcattttGAAGACGTCGGTCTTGATGCAGAAATTGCCAATCACACTCCTTTGGGCTCACTATCAGGTGGTCAATTGGTTAAAGTTGTTATTGCTGGTGCAATGTGGAATAACCCTCATCTATTAGTGCTAGATGAGCCTACTAACTATCTGGACAGAGATTCGTTAGGTGCTCTGGCGGTGGCCATTAGAGACTGGAGCGGTGGTGTTGTCATGATCTCCCACAACAACGAGTTCGTTGGAGCATTGTGTCCTGAACAATGGATCGTCGAGAATGGTGTACTAACACAAAAGGGTGTGAAGGATGTTGATCAATCTAGGTTTGAAGATGGTGGCAACACAAATGCGGTAGGGTTAAAATTGAAGGCCGCCTCGCCTTCGGTTGACAACGATGACTCACCTGCCAAcatcaaagtcaaaaagAAAGTAAAGCGACTTACCAGAaacgagaagaaggctCAAGCCGAGCGTCGGCGTCTACGTTACATCGAGTGGCTCTCTTCTCCAAAGGGGACGCCCAAGCCGGTCGACACAGATGACGAGGGGGAGGAATGA
- the FPY1 gene encoding flavin adenine dinucleotide pyrophosphatase (ancestral locus Anc_6.250): protein MLRSRSSLAMSKINAACVIIGDEVLNGKIVDTNSKFFAKYCYDQGIRLNEIVTIGDEESQIVETLQRLRKNHQFIVTSGGIGPTHDDITYESVAKSFNLVTRVDEECKRQMQRLSKPEARLDTAALKDFYRMATLPHGPQVKNYYISDDLWVPICSIDHKVYVLPGIPQLFTRMLKEFTPTLRKIYGLTADKHQYVRFFIRTALTESQISGYLRNLQEEANKISREIKIGSYPHFGLGFNTVSILGTKDHQAFLESLNARTIKELNGEPISAEDEESISNAFKA, encoded by the coding sequence ATGCTCAGGTCCAGATCTTCACTGGCAATGTCGAAAATCAATGCAGCATGTGTGATAATAGGTGACGAGGTCCTGAATGGTAAGATCGTTGATACCAACTCGAAGTTTTTTGCCAAGTATTGTTACGACCAAGGAATAAGGCTAAATGAAATCGTTACTATAGGTGACGAGGAATCTCAGATAGTGGAGACTTTGCAGAGGTTGCGCAAGAATCACCAATTCATCGTCACTTCTGGCGGTATAGGTCCTACGCACGACGATATCACGTATGAATCGGTCGCCAAGAGCTTCAATCTTGTCACCAGGGTTGATGAAGAGTGCAAGAGGCAAATGCAAAGACTTTCCAAGCCCGAGGCAAGACTGGATACGGCGGCTTTGAAGGATTTTTATCGAATGGCGACTCTGCCACATGGCCCGCAGGTCAAGAACTATTATATATCTGACGATCTCTGGGTCCCAATATGCTCGATTGACCATAAAGTCTACGTTTTACCAGGTATTCCTCAACTTTTCACTAGAATGTTGAAAGAATTCACTCCAACGCTGAGGAAAATATACGGTCTTACAGCGGATAAGCATCAGTACGTTCGCTTCTTTATAAGGACTGCCTTGACGGAATCTCAGATTTCTGGGTATCTCAGAAATCTGCAGGAAGAGGCAAATAAAATATCCAGGGAGATCAAGATCGGATCGTATCCGCATTTTGGCTTGGGCTTCAACACCGTCAGTATCTTGGGTACTAAGGATCATCAAGCGTTCTTGGAATCCTTGAACGCTCGCACAATTAAAGAACTTAATGGGGAACCCATCTCAGcggaggacgaggagaGTATTTCTAATGCCTTTAAAGCATAA